In one window of Bombus fervidus isolate BK054 chromosome 4, iyBomFerv1, whole genome shotgun sequence DNA:
- the Sirt2 gene encoding sirtuin 2 isoform X1 gives MFPQIIFPLISRQRQLLGQQLWRKSAFMYFYYNEYNEFISLKKKSNEEATNSSSEQEEVEDSDMEKIRKYLAQKLKLFDSSDYDEQSQQKILRELNIDGVVDYIKETENCKIITMAGAGISTSAGIPDFRSPSSGLYHNLEKYNLPHPQAIFELDFFMENPEPFFMLARELLPEGFKPTPSHYFIRLLWEKGLLLRHYTQNIDTLERMAGLPPEKLVEAHGTFHTGRCLKCRAPYTLPWMKEKIMEGVIPKCEECNEGVVKPDIVFFGEMLPERFHFLIDRDFAQADLLIIMGSSLVVQPFASLVDRVRPNCPRLLINKEKVGMQDRLSRLLGLRHGLIFDTRSSHGGRDVAWLGDCDTGCQLLAEKLGWGDELKDLIKKEHERLSAEHTNKD, from the exons ATGTTTCCGCAGATCATTTTTCCTTTAATTAGCCGTCAGCGGCAATTACTCGGTCAACAACTCTGGCGAAAATCtgcatttatgtatttttattacaacgagtacaatgaatttatttctttaa AGAAGAAATCAAATGAGGAGGCTACAAACAGTTCTTCAGAACAAGAAGAGGTAGAAGATTCTGATATGGAAAAGATTCGGAAATATTTGGCACAAAAGTTAAAACTTTTTGATTCATCAGATTATGATGAACAATCGCAGCAAAAAATCCTCCGTGAACTTAATATAGATGGAGTTGTagattatataaaagaaactgaaaactgtaaaattattactatGGCTGGAGCTGGTATCTCCACAT CTGCAGGAATTCCTGATTTTCGATCACCATCAAGTGGTCTTTATCACAATTTAGAGAAATATAATCTACCTCATCCTCAAGCTATTTTTGAGTTAGATTTCTTTATGGAAAATCCTGAACCATTCTTTATGCTTGCAAGAGAATTGTTACCTGAAGGTTTTAAACCTACACCATCCCATTATTTCATTCGTCTTTTATGGGAAAAAGGACTACTTTTGAGACACTACACTCAGAACATCGATACATTAGAAAGAATGGCTGGTTTACCTCCtgaaaaattagtagaagCTCATGGTACATTTCATACTGGTCGATGCCTCAAATGTAGAGCACCATATACTCTTCCATGGATGAAAG AAAAAATTATGGAAGGTGTTATACCAAAATGTGAAGAATGTAACGAAGGTGTAGTAAAACCTGATATAGTGTTTTTCGGGGAAATGTTACCCGAACGTTTCCATTTCCTTATCGATCGGGATTTTGCACAAGCAGATCTTTTGATAATTATGGGATCAAGTTTGGTAGTGCAGCCTTTTGCATCTTTAGTAGATAG GGTGCGACCCAATTGTCCGCGCTTACTTAtcaataaagaaaaagtagGTATGCAAGATCGCTTATCGCGACTTTTAGGATTGCGACATGGCTTGATCTTTGATACACGAAGTTCTCATGGCGGTCGTGATGTTGCCTGGTTAGGTGATTGCGATACTGGCTGTCAATTATTAGCTGAAAAGTTGGGCTGGGGC gATGAATTAAAAGatcttataaaaaaagaacatgaACGTTTAAGTGCAGAACATACCAATAAGGATTAA
- the Sirt2 gene encoding sirtuin 2 isoform X2: MSERNDDTEKEKKSNEEATNSSSEQEEVEDSDMEKIRKYLAQKLKLFDSSDYDEQSQQKILRELNIDGVVDYIKETENCKIITMAGAGISTSAGIPDFRSPSSGLYHNLEKYNLPHPQAIFELDFFMENPEPFFMLARELLPEGFKPTPSHYFIRLLWEKGLLLRHYTQNIDTLERMAGLPPEKLVEAHGTFHTGRCLKCRAPYTLPWMKEKIMEGVIPKCEECNEGVVKPDIVFFGEMLPERFHFLIDRDFAQADLLIIMGSSLVVQPFASLVDRVRPNCPRLLINKEKVGMQDRLSRLLGLRHGLIFDTRSSHGGRDVAWLGDCDTGCQLLAEKLGWGDELKDLIKKEHERLSAEHTNKD, from the exons ATGTCCGAACGCAATGATGACACGGAAAAAG AGAAGAAATCAAATGAGGAGGCTACAAACAGTTCTTCAGAACAAGAAGAGGTAGAAGATTCTGATATGGAAAAGATTCGGAAATATTTGGCACAAAAGTTAAAACTTTTTGATTCATCAGATTATGATGAACAATCGCAGCAAAAAATCCTCCGTGAACTTAATATAGATGGAGTTGTagattatataaaagaaactgaaaactgtaaaattattactatGGCTGGAGCTGGTATCTCCACAT CTGCAGGAATTCCTGATTTTCGATCACCATCAAGTGGTCTTTATCACAATTTAGAGAAATATAATCTACCTCATCCTCAAGCTATTTTTGAGTTAGATTTCTTTATGGAAAATCCTGAACCATTCTTTATGCTTGCAAGAGAATTGTTACCTGAAGGTTTTAAACCTACACCATCCCATTATTTCATTCGTCTTTTATGGGAAAAAGGACTACTTTTGAGACACTACACTCAGAACATCGATACATTAGAAAGAATGGCTGGTTTACCTCCtgaaaaattagtagaagCTCATGGTACATTTCATACTGGTCGATGCCTCAAATGTAGAGCACCATATACTCTTCCATGGATGAAAG AAAAAATTATGGAAGGTGTTATACCAAAATGTGAAGAATGTAACGAAGGTGTAGTAAAACCTGATATAGTGTTTTTCGGGGAAATGTTACCCGAACGTTTCCATTTCCTTATCGATCGGGATTTTGCACAAGCAGATCTTTTGATAATTATGGGATCAAGTTTGGTAGTGCAGCCTTTTGCATCTTTAGTAGATAG GGTGCGACCCAATTGTCCGCGCTTACTTAtcaataaagaaaaagtagGTATGCAAGATCGCTTATCGCGACTTTTAGGATTGCGACATGGCTTGATCTTTGATACACGAAGTTCTCATGGCGGTCGTGATGTTGCCTGGTTAGGTGATTGCGATACTGGCTGTCAATTATTAGCTGAAAAGTTGGGCTGGGGC gATGAATTAAAAGatcttataaaaaaagaacatgaACGTTTAAGTGCAGAACATACCAATAAGGATTAA
- the Sirt2 gene encoding sirtuin 2 isoform X3, with protein sequence MEKIRKYLAQKLKLFDSSDYDEQSQQKILRELNIDGVVDYIKETENCKIITMAGAGISTSAGIPDFRSPSSGLYHNLEKYNLPHPQAIFELDFFMENPEPFFMLARELLPEGFKPTPSHYFIRLLWEKGLLLRHYTQNIDTLERMAGLPPEKLVEAHGTFHTGRCLKCRAPYTLPWMKEKIMEGVIPKCEECNEGVVKPDIVFFGEMLPERFHFLIDRDFAQADLLIIMGSSLVVQPFASLVDRVRPNCPRLLINKEKVGMQDRLSRLLGLRHGLIFDTRSSHGGRDVAWLGDCDTGCQLLAEKLGWGDELKDLIKKEHERLSAEHTNKD encoded by the exons ATGGAAAAGATTCGGAAATATTTGGCACAAAAGTTAAAACTTTTTGATTCATCAGATTATGATGAACAATCGCAGCAAAAAATCCTCCGTGAACTTAATATAGATGGAGTTGTagattatataaaagaaactgaaaactgtaaaattattactatGGCTGGAGCTGGTATCTCCACAT CTGCAGGAATTCCTGATTTTCGATCACCATCAAGTGGTCTTTATCACAATTTAGAGAAATATAATCTACCTCATCCTCAAGCTATTTTTGAGTTAGATTTCTTTATGGAAAATCCTGAACCATTCTTTATGCTTGCAAGAGAATTGTTACCTGAAGGTTTTAAACCTACACCATCCCATTATTTCATTCGTCTTTTATGGGAAAAAGGACTACTTTTGAGACACTACACTCAGAACATCGATACATTAGAAAGAATGGCTGGTTTACCTCCtgaaaaattagtagaagCTCATGGTACATTTCATACTGGTCGATGCCTCAAATGTAGAGCACCATATACTCTTCCATGGATGAAAG AAAAAATTATGGAAGGTGTTATACCAAAATGTGAAGAATGTAACGAAGGTGTAGTAAAACCTGATATAGTGTTTTTCGGGGAAATGTTACCCGAACGTTTCCATTTCCTTATCGATCGGGATTTTGCACAAGCAGATCTTTTGATAATTATGGGATCAAGTTTGGTAGTGCAGCCTTTTGCATCTTTAGTAGATAG GGTGCGACCCAATTGTCCGCGCTTACTTAtcaataaagaaaaagtagGTATGCAAGATCGCTTATCGCGACTTTTAGGATTGCGACATGGCTTGATCTTTGATACACGAAGTTCTCATGGCGGTCGTGATGTTGCCTGGTTAGGTGATTGCGATACTGGCTGTCAATTATTAGCTGAAAAGTTGGGCTGGGGC gATGAATTAAAAGatcttataaaaaaagaacatgaACGTTTAAGTGCAGAACATACCAATAAGGATTAA
- the Hacd1 gene encoding 3-hydroxyacyl-CoA dehydratase 1 isoform X2 has product MESRSILGIILNYQGEVCRSWSYILYKFVVNDFSSTTEANLWQNVKWPVVIFQHAALLEIIHAATGLVKSNPVLTTFQVFSRIIVVSGVLLATPNNYAASSHGLPLAILAWSITEIIRYLFYYMNLNEFVPYFLTWLRYTLFIVLYPIGVTGELLCIYSAVNYANSHPEFWSYKLPNSWNFIFSYYFILITIMLSYIPLFPQLYLHMFAQRRKIIGGETSKKAN; this is encoded by the exons ATGGAAAGTAGGTCAA ttttaggaattattcttaattatcAAGGTGAAGTTTGTAGAAG TTGGAgttatatactttataaatttgtagTGAATGATTTTTCTTCTACGACAGAAGCAAATTTGTGGCAGAATGTTAAATGGCCTGTTGTTATTTTTCAACATGCTGCTCTTTTAGAG ATAATTCATGCTGCAACTGGTTTAGTTAAATCAAACCCTGTACTTACAACTTTTCAAGTGTTTAGTCGTATTATAGTTGTGAGTGGTGTATTATTGGCAACTCCAAATAATTATGCGGCGTCATCTCATGGTCTTCCATTAGCCATCTTAGCATGGTCAATAACAGAAATAATTCGATAtttgttttactatatgaatcTCAATGAATTTGTTCCTTATTTTCTCACATGGCTAAG atatacgttatttattgtattataccCAATAGGTGTAACTGGAGAATTATTATGCATATATTCAGCTGTAAATTATGCAAACTCTCATCCAGAATTCTGGAGTTACAAACTTCCTAACTCATGGAATTTCATATTTAgttattatttcattcttataACTATTATGCTATCATATATTCCTC TTTTCCCGCaattatatttgcatatgTTTGCTCAAAGACGTAAAATTATAGGAGGTGAAACATCCAAGAAAGCGAATTAA
- the Hacd1 gene encoding 3-hydroxyacyl-CoA dehydratase 1 isoform X3, translated as MESRSMNDFSSTTEANLWQNVKWPVVIFQHAALLEIIHAATGLVKSNPVLTTFQVFSRIIVVSGVLLATPNNYAASSHGLPLAILAWSITEIIRYLFYYMNLNEFVPYFLTWLRYTLFIVLYPIGVTGELLCIYSAVNYANSHPEFWSYKLPNSWNFIFSYYFILITIMLSYIPLFPQLYLHMFAQRRKIIGGETSKKAN; from the exons ATGGAAAGTAGGTCAA TGAATGATTTTTCTTCTACGACAGAAGCAAATTTGTGGCAGAATGTTAAATGGCCTGTTGTTATTTTTCAACATGCTGCTCTTTTAGAG ATAATTCATGCTGCAACTGGTTTAGTTAAATCAAACCCTGTACTTACAACTTTTCAAGTGTTTAGTCGTATTATAGTTGTGAGTGGTGTATTATTGGCAACTCCAAATAATTATGCGGCGTCATCTCATGGTCTTCCATTAGCCATCTTAGCATGGTCAATAACAGAAATAATTCGATAtttgttttactatatgaatcTCAATGAATTTGTTCCTTATTTTCTCACATGGCTAAG atatacgttatttattgtattataccCAATAGGTGTAACTGGAGAATTATTATGCATATATTCAGCTGTAAATTATGCAAACTCTCATCCAGAATTCTGGAGTTACAAACTTCCTAACTCATGGAATTTCATATTTAgttattatttcattcttataACTATTATGCTATCATATATTCCTC TTTTCCCGCaattatatttgcatatgTTTGCTCAAAGACGTAAAATTATAGGAGGTGAAACATCCAAGAAAGCGAATTAA
- the Hacd1 gene encoding 3-hydroxyacyl-CoA dehydratase 1 isoform X1, translating to MKTKKSNNVGLLYLKTYNLLQVFGWSYILYKFVVNDFSSTTEANLWQNVKWPVVIFQHAALLEIIHAATGLVKSNPVLTTFQVFSRIIVVSGVLLATPNNYAASSHGLPLAILAWSITEIIRYLFYYMNLNEFVPYFLTWLRYTLFIVLYPIGVTGELLCIYSAVNYANSHPEFWSYKLPNSWNFIFSYYFILITIMLSYIPLFPQLYLHMFAQRRKIIGGETSKKAN from the exons atgaaaacgaaaaaatcaaataacgttggattattgtatttaaagaCTTATAATTTGCTACAAGTATTTGG TTGGAgttatatactttataaatttgtagTGAATGATTTTTCTTCTACGACAGAAGCAAATTTGTGGCAGAATGTTAAATGGCCTGTTGTTATTTTTCAACATGCTGCTCTTTTAGAG ATAATTCATGCTGCAACTGGTTTAGTTAAATCAAACCCTGTACTTACAACTTTTCAAGTGTTTAGTCGTATTATAGTTGTGAGTGGTGTATTATTGGCAACTCCAAATAATTATGCGGCGTCATCTCATGGTCTTCCATTAGCCATCTTAGCATGGTCAATAACAGAAATAATTCGATAtttgttttactatatgaatcTCAATGAATTTGTTCCTTATTTTCTCACATGGCTAAG atatacgttatttattgtattataccCAATAGGTGTAACTGGAGAATTATTATGCATATATTCAGCTGTAAATTATGCAAACTCTCATCCAGAATTCTGGAGTTACAAACTTCCTAACTCATGGAATTTCATATTTAgttattatttcattcttataACTATTATGCTATCATATATTCCTC TTTTCCCGCaattatatttgcatatgTTTGCTCAAAGACGTAAAATTATAGGAGGTGAAACATCCAAGAAAGCGAATTAA